In Oryza glaberrima chromosome 8, OglaRS2, whole genome shotgun sequence, the following are encoded in one genomic region:
- the LOC127782737 gene encoding probable trehalose-phosphate phosphatase 6 — protein MTKQSVVVPEVAVPMPPNSAPLLPYPPPRAAPGVAVRKKYLQAQLDLGAGLPLINGWVESMRASSPTHAKAAAALAAAGAVDDERAAWMVRHPSALSKFEQIVAASKGKKIVMFLDYDGTLSPIVDDPDSAFMSDTMRRAVRSVAKHFPTAIVSGRCRDKVFEFVKLAELYYAGSHGMDIKGPAKASRHNKAKAKGVLFQPASEFLPMIEQVHDSLIERTKCIPGAKVENNKFCVSVHFRCVDEKSWSTLADIVKAELKDYPKLKLTQGRMVFEIRPTIKWDKGKALEFLLESLGFADCTNVLPVYIGDDRTDEDAFKVLRKRGQGIGILVSKYPKDTNASYSLQEPAEVMEFLLRLVEWERLSRARPKW, from the exons ATGACGAAGCAGAGCGTGGTGGTGCCGGAGGTGGCGGTGCCGATGCCGCCCAACTCCGCGCCGCTGCTCCCGtacccgccgccgcgggccgcgCCGGGCGTCGCCGTGCGCAAGAAGTACCTCCAGGCGCAGCTCGACCTCGGCGCGGGCCTCCCGCTCATCAACGGATGGGTGGAGTCCATGCgggcctcctcccccacccacgccaaggccgccgccgcgctcgccgccgccggcgccgtcgacgacgagcgcgCCGCCTGGATG GTGAGGCACCCGTCGGCGCTGAGCAAGTTCGAGCAGATCGTGGCGGCGTCCAAGGGGAAGAAGATCGTCATGTTCCTCGACTACGACGGCACGCTGTCCCCCATCGTCGACGACCCGGACTCCGCCTTCATGTCCGACACG ATGCGGCGGGCGGTGCGCAGCGTCGCCAAGCACTTCCCGACGGCGATCGTCAGCGGCCGGTGCCGCGACAAG GTGTTCGAGTTCGTGAAGCTGGCGGAGCTCTACTACGCCGGTAGCCATGGCATGGACATCAAGGGCCCCGCGAAGGCCTCCCGCCACAACAAGGCCAAG GCGAAAGGCGTTCTCTTTCAGCCGGCTAGCGAGTTCCTCCCCATGATAGAACAG GTGCACGATTCTCTGATAGAAAGGACCAAGTGCATACCTGGAGCCAAGGTGGAGAACAACAAGTTCTGTGTGTCTGTCCACTTCAGATGTGTCGATGAAAAG AGCTGGAGCACATTGGCTGACATAGTGAAGGCAGAGCTCAAGGACTACCCCAAACTGAAGCTCACGCAGGGGAGgatg GTGTTCGAGATCCGGCCCACCATCAAGTGGGACAAGGGCAAGGCCCTCGAGTTCCTCCTCGAGTCGCTAG GGTTCGCCGACTGCACCAACGTGCTGCCGGTGTACATCGGCGACGACCGGACCGACGAGGACGCGTTCAAGGTGCTCCGAAAGAGAGGCCAGGGCATCGGCATCCTCGTGTCCAAGTACCCCAAGGACACCAACGCCTCCTACTCCCTGCAGGAGCCAGCCGAG GTGATGGAGTTCTTGCTGCGGCTGGTGGAGTGGGAGCGCCTCTCCCGTGCTCGCCCCAAGTGGTGA